A stretch of the Nicotiana tabacum cultivar K326 chromosome 6, ASM71507v2, whole genome shotgun sequence genome encodes the following:
- the LOC107790713 gene encoding uncharacterized protein LOC107790713 isoform X2 has translation MDESYSNFPTSHLIGSVPAVVTEEKSTTNPQANLQIFPPNSGASTGSGYQTLGGTSEANGQQSANTWKGVFSVSSYTQYFNVDEDIVMNRLMSSLNPLSGDFFSKIDANPDLYGLVWVSATLIFVISSLGNCATYLMHKRSDSSSSWSFDVNYVNVAASSVYGYALLVPMGFYFLLQYLGSSASLIRFWCLWGYSLFVLTLSSFLLVIPIEFLRWTITLLAGAASASFVAANLKMYIQSNDLTIVLVAAFVLQMGLTIFIKMWFFS, from the exons ATGGACGAGTCTTACTCCAATTTTCCTACCAGCCATTTGATCGGCTCTGTCCCG GCTGTTGTTACTGAAGAAAAAAGCACCACTAACCCGCAAG CAAATTTGCAAATATTTCCTCCAAATAGTGGTGCCAGTACAGGGAGCGGATATCAAACTCTCGGAGGAACTAGTG AGGCGAATGGGCAGCAATCAGCAAACACCTGGAAAGGAGTATTTAGTGTCTCATCTTATACACAGTATTTCAATGTAGATGAAGATATTGTCATGAACAGATTGATGAGTTCTTTGAATCCTCTTAGTGGAGATTTCTTCAGCAAGATTGATGCCAACCCTGATCT TTATGGGCTTGTCTGGGTGTCTGCTACTTTGATATTTGTCATTTCTTCCCTGGGAAATTGTGCTACTTACCTGATGCATAAAAGAAGTGATAGCAGCAGTTCTTGGTCATTTGATGTCAACTATGTGAACGTCGCGGCAAGCTCAGTTTACGGTTATGCACTGCTTGTGCCAATGGGGTTCTATTTCTTGCTTCAGTACTTGGGTTCTAGTGCTAGCCTCATACGCTTCTGGTGCTTGTGGGGATATTCCCTCTTTGTTTTGACTTTGAGCTCC TTTCTGTTGGTAATCCCGATCGAGTTTCTTAGGTGGACAATCACACTACTGGCTGGTGCTGCTTCAGCTAGCTTCGTTGCTGCAAATCTCAAAATGTATATACAGTCAAATGATCTCACGATTGTATTGGTTGCTGCTTTTGTCCTGCAAATGGGCCTGACAATCTTCATCAAGATGTGGTTTTTCTCTTAA
- the LOC107790713 gene encoding uncharacterized protein LOC107790713 isoform X1, with protein MDESYSNFPTSHLIGSVPAVVTEEKSTTNPQAPAANLQIFPPNSGASTGSGYQTLGGTSEANGQQSANTWKGVFSVSSYTQYFNVDEDIVMNRLMSSLNPLSGDFFSKIDANPDLYGLVWVSATLIFVISSLGNCATYLMHKRSDSSSSWSFDVNYVNVAASSVYGYALLVPMGFYFLLQYLGSSASLIRFWCLWGYSLFVLTLSSFLLVIPIEFLRWTITLLAGAASASFVAANLKMYIQSNDLTIVLVAAFVLQMGLTIFIKMWFFS; from the exons ATGGACGAGTCTTACTCCAATTTTCCTACCAGCCATTTGATCGGCTCTGTCCCG GCTGTTGTTACTGAAGAAAAAAGCACCACTAACCCGCAAG CTCCTGCAGCAAATTTGCAAATATTTCCTCCAAATAGTGGTGCCAGTACAGGGAGCGGATATCAAACTCTCGGAGGAACTAGTG AGGCGAATGGGCAGCAATCAGCAAACACCTGGAAAGGAGTATTTAGTGTCTCATCTTATACACAGTATTTCAATGTAGATGAAGATATTGTCATGAACAGATTGATGAGTTCTTTGAATCCTCTTAGTGGAGATTTCTTCAGCAAGATTGATGCCAACCCTGATCT TTATGGGCTTGTCTGGGTGTCTGCTACTTTGATATTTGTCATTTCTTCCCTGGGAAATTGTGCTACTTACCTGATGCATAAAAGAAGTGATAGCAGCAGTTCTTGGTCATTTGATGTCAACTATGTGAACGTCGCGGCAAGCTCAGTTTACGGTTATGCACTGCTTGTGCCAATGGGGTTCTATTTCTTGCTTCAGTACTTGGGTTCTAGTGCTAGCCTCATACGCTTCTGGTGCTTGTGGGGATATTCCCTCTTTGTTTTGACTTTGAGCTCC TTTCTGTTGGTAATCCCGATCGAGTTTCTTAGGTGGACAATCACACTACTGGCTGGTGCTGCTTCAGCTAGCTTCGTTGCTGCAAATCTCAAAATGTATATACAGTCAAATGATCTCACGATTGTATTGGTTGCTGCTTTTGTCCTGCAAATGGGCCTGACAATCTTCATCAAGATGTGGTTTTTCTCTTAA